From a region of the Pedosphaera parvula Ellin514 genome:
- a CDS encoding PQQ-binding-like beta-propeller repeat protein gives MKLLPALVLIPLLARSLYATGDTSANWPHWRGSRDNGSVETGTYPVKWNAETNLSWKLELPGKGCSTPIVWQNHIFVTAPVDGQDSILAVDWSGKLLWTTRFGAERSGKNAHGSGSNPSPVTDGKSIFVYYKSGEFAALDFDGKVLWQTNLVELYGRDTLYWDYGTSPVLTGRDVVIARLHHGESYLAAFDKSTGALHWKVARNYITPDEGDHSYATPILMKHESRETLLVLGGEHLTAHDADDGKVLWSCGDFNPQGKRNWVPVASPVIAGDMVIVPYGRGTRLHGIKLGGTADVTITNRIWMREDTGSFCSTPAEYKGRVYLLHDHGPDRGVIECIDPTTGKTLLRDELPRTSSEFYASPTVADGKIYAVREDGVVFVARIEPKFDLLAENDMGEQIIASPVLVANHLLLRGEKHLFCIGNKR, from the coding sequence ATGAAACTTCTTCCGGCTCTGGTTCTCATCCCATTGCTTGCGCGCTCTCTCTACGCGACTGGGGATACCTCTGCCAACTGGCCACATTGGCGCGGATCTCGTGACAACGGAAGTGTTGAAACCGGCACCTATCCGGTAAAATGGAATGCGGAGACGAATTTATCGTGGAAACTTGAACTACCCGGAAAAGGATGTTCCACACCCATTGTTTGGCAGAATCATATTTTCGTGACGGCACCCGTTGACGGGCAGGACTCCATTCTGGCCGTTGATTGGTCAGGTAAACTGCTATGGACAACCCGGTTTGGTGCCGAACGTTCGGGCAAAAACGCTCACGGCTCCGGCAGCAACCCTTCGCCCGTCACTGATGGCAAAAGCATATTCGTTTATTATAAGAGCGGCGAGTTCGCCGCGCTCGATTTTGATGGCAAAGTCCTTTGGCAAACCAACCTCGTCGAACTTTATGGCCGCGACACTCTCTATTGGGACTATGGCACTTCCCCGGTTCTCACGGGAAGGGACGTTGTCATTGCCCGTCTCCACCACGGTGAATCTTATCTTGCTGCATTTGATAAATCGACCGGTGCACTCCACTGGAAGGTCGCACGCAACTATATCACCCCTGATGAGGGCGATCATAGTTATGCCACCCCCATACTCATGAAACACGAGAGCAGGGAAACCCTGCTGGTTCTGGGTGGAGAGCATTTGACGGCTCACGACGCTGACGACGGCAAAGTTCTTTGGTCCTGCGGCGATTTTAATCCTCAAGGGAAAAGGAACTGGGTGCCCGTCGCTTCACCCGTGATTGCAGGTGACATGGTCATTGTTCCCTACGGACGCGGAACACGTTTGCACGGCATCAAGCTGGGCGGAACGGCCGACGTCACAATCACCAACCGCATCTGGATGCGCGAAGATACTGGTTCCTTTTGTTCCACACCTGCTGAATACAAAGGGCGGGTTTACTTGCTGCACGATCATGGACCTGACCGTGGTGTTATCGAATGCATTGACCCCACCACTGGCAAGACACTGTTGCGCGACGAGTTACCTCGAACCAGCTCCGAATTCTATGCGTCACCTACTGTCGCTGACGGCAAAATCTATGCTGTGCGTGAGGATGGGGTTGTCTTCGTCGCCCGTATTGAACCCAAGTTTGATCTTTTGGCTGAGAACGACATGGGCGAACAAATCATCGCTTCACCTGTCCTGGTCGCAAATCACCTCCTGTTGCGTGGTGAGAAGCATCTCTTTTGTATAGGTAATAAAAGGTAA
- a CDS encoding group III truncated hemoglobin has protein sequence MRFSLNNYFPAFQHILLSYFQMMGVVLSSGNMQQSLTDITGENDVKTLVDSFYNKVNADELLSPIFNDFAHTNWELHMPTMYSFWSSILFRTATYQGRPWPKHSILPVNAAHFSRWLSLFKQTVDEHFTGPKAIEAKNAAASIADTFQNRMQILRGNGPGKINLL, from the coding sequence ATGAGATTTAGTCTCAATAATTACTTTCCTGCATTTCAGCATATTCTGCTCAGCTATTTCCAGATGATGGGAGTTGTGTTATCCTCAGGCAACATGCAGCAAAGCCTTACTGACATTACCGGCGAAAACGACGTTAAAACCTTGGTGGATTCTTTTTATAACAAGGTCAATGCTGACGAATTGCTCTCACCCATCTTTAATGATTTTGCGCATACGAACTGGGAGCTTCATATGCCCACCATGTATTCGTTCTGGAGTTCGATCTTATTTCGCACTGCCACTTATCAAGGACGCCCCTGGCCCAAGCATTCCATTCTGCCGGTGAATGCTGCGCACTTTTCTCGTTGGCTGTCACTCTTCAAACAAACCGTCGATGAGCACTTCACCGGGCCCAAGGCTATCGAAGCCAAGAATGCTGCCGCAAGCATCGCTGACACATTTCAAAACCGGATGCAAATCTTGCGTGGGAATGGACCAGGGAAGATCAACCTTCTCTAA
- a CDS encoding helix-turn-helix transcriptional regulator, whose protein sequence is MTAEPPIEVRRRAGKSGRKAGFTEAGVWETVGGGWRQLHGNFSDLGFSVEWHDFQTTRNLDWSRSFHPGSIEICLNILGNGEVKTQKRELILGPSTGGFYFQTLPRLSALRNGGERHQFITIELAPVFLRQYLAASDEGLHPRLKSFLGGKNISEVSEPIHLESEQQQMVASLQHPPVHVGGRRLWYQAKALEIAAAVLYQPVLREELFCDRQKRLSQERVQKVIAILKENLSEPPPLEEIGRRVGCSHFYLSRIFTQAMGKTISAQLRDLRMERAAALLRDGRMNVTEVALEVGYSSLSHFSTAFHQEFGCCPGLYPMATIVQRNAKSLRS, encoded by the coding sequence GTGACTGCTGAACCCCCAATTGAGGTAAGACGGCGCGCTGGTAAATCGGGCAGAAAGGCCGGTTTTACCGAGGCTGGCGTCTGGGAGACTGTCGGTGGCGGGTGGAGACAATTGCACGGCAATTTTAGCGATTTGGGGTTTAGTGTGGAGTGGCATGATTTCCAGACAACCCGGAATCTGGATTGGTCCCGCAGTTTTCATCCCGGCAGCATCGAGATTTGCCTGAATATTTTGGGAAATGGCGAAGTCAAGACGCAGAAGCGGGAACTGATCCTGGGCCCTTCCACGGGCGGTTTTTATTTCCAAACCCTGCCGCGTCTATCAGCGTTGCGAAATGGGGGAGAACGGCACCAATTCATCACCATCGAACTGGCTCCAGTTTTTCTGAGACAATACCTGGCGGCCTCAGACGAAGGGTTGCACCCGAGGTTAAAAAGTTTTTTGGGCGGCAAGAATATTTCAGAAGTTTCGGAGCCCATTCACCTGGAGAGTGAGCAACAGCAAATGGTGGCGAGCCTTCAACATCCGCCGGTTCATGTGGGAGGTCGGCGTTTATGGTATCAGGCCAAGGCGTTGGAAATAGCGGCGGCAGTGCTTTATCAACCGGTTTTGCGGGAAGAGTTATTTTGTGACCGTCAGAAACGGCTTAGCCAGGAACGGGTGCAAAAAGTAATTGCGATCCTCAAGGAAAATTTATCCGAACCACCACCTTTGGAGGAAATAGGCCGGCGTGTCGGTTGCAGCCATTTTTATCTCAGCCGCATTTTCACCCAGGCGATGGGCAAAACGATTTCCGCGCAACTGCGTGATTTGCGGATGGAACGTGCAGCTGCATTGCTCCGCGATGGACGTATGAACGTTACCGAGGTGGCGTTGGAGGTTGGTTACTCGAGCTTGAGTCACTTCAGCACTGCGTTTCATCAGGAGTTTGGTTGCTGTCCCGGTCTCTATCCTATGGCAACCATTGTGCAGCGGAACGCAAAATCACTTCGTTCCTAA
- a CDS encoding QueT transporter family protein, whose product MNSYTTNHRRDEAKEIPTTSFFHSAARCSLLFPVFGILGNGAVHACGEYIEQYTGVDEHTSQLIMGTLSAVLIVLGFLFGFIALCGVPRYGARGILVRSLLGTLFNGAILGLVLAIALPTILKVRARELNPSLSAQIDQAVGVIKLEAQQKLSSGKTTQVTTNKDSAAKERELDEFLQKASKEYTGDSKLVLTGASRFLRQAVTLEKDYSEKTTALLHPPVTSLEGVVKREDLQARRTNVMAYFEASKRLKEFVKNSDSLLQEDLKSRNVPDEAVQKAMAGYREQAPLRESLMKIWTTDQRMVAAMLGLLDTLDQNWGKWHLDGGSGRIIFESSDTSKYYDFYISELQSTSVEAKSLQLEVMAKLEN is encoded by the coding sequence GTGAATAGCTATACAACAAACCATCGGCGCGATGAGGCAAAGGAAATTCCCACGACTTCCTTCTTTCACTCCGCGGCCAGGTGCAGCCTGCTTTTTCCTGTATTTGGGATTTTAGGCAACGGAGCGGTGCATGCTTGTGGAGAATACATCGAGCAATATACCGGGGTGGATGAACACACCAGCCAGTTGATCATGGGAACTCTGTCGGCAGTCCTGATCGTGCTGGGATTTCTATTCGGATTTATAGCTCTTTGCGGAGTGCCACGATATGGGGCCAGGGGAATTCTGGTCAGATCATTACTGGGAACGCTGTTTAACGGTGCCATTCTCGGACTGGTTCTTGCGATCGCACTTCCCACAATATTGAAGGTAAGAGCCAGAGAACTGAATCCATCCTTGTCGGCGCAGATCGATCAAGCTGTTGGTGTGATAAAATTGGAAGCTCAACAAAAGCTGAGTAGTGGCAAAACCACCCAAGTCACGACGAACAAGGATTCCGCAGCGAAGGAAAGGGAATTGGACGAGTTTTTGCAGAAGGCTTCAAAGGAATACACCGGCGATTCCAAATTGGTTCTGACAGGAGCCAGCCGCTTTCTGCGTCAGGCGGTGACATTGGAGAAAGATTACAGCGAAAAGACAACGGCGCTTTTGCATCCCCCCGTCACCAGCCTGGAGGGAGTGGTGAAGCGAGAAGACCTGCAAGCGAGAAGAACCAATGTGATGGCTTATTTCGAAGCCAGCAAACGGCTTAAGGAGTTTGTGAAGAACTCTGATTCGCTTTTGCAGGAAGATCTTAAAAGCCGAAATGTGCCAGATGAAGCGGTTCAAAAAGCCATGGCGGGTTATCGAGAACAGGCGCCCTTGCGTGAAAGCTTGATGAAGATTTGGACGACTGATCAACGCATGGTGGCAGCGATGTTGGGTCTGTTGGATACACTCGACCAAAATTGGGGTAAATGGCACCTTGATGGAGGCAGTGGCAGAATCATTTTTGAAAGTTCCGACACATCGAAATATTACGATTTTTATATCAGCGAGTTGCAATCAACGAGTGTGGAAGCAAAGTCACTGCAACTGGAAGTGATGGCAAAATTGGAAAACTGA
- a CDS encoding YbjQ family protein: MVTTTFDFDGYKIVEYKGLVRGIIVRAPTIAQGIVGGLKNIIGGRIGAYTEMCEQARQQAYDSLLIHAQQMGANAIVGVRYDASEVVSKGSATEVLCYGTAVVVTKI, from the coding sequence ATGGTTACAACTACGTTCGATTTTGATGGTTACAAGATCGTTGAATACAAAGGTCTCGTCCGAGGAATTATTGTGCGGGCGCCAACCATTGCCCAGGGAATAGTTGGCGGATTGAAAAATATCATCGGCGGCCGCATCGGTGCCTATACTGAGATGTGTGAACAGGCTAGGCAGCAGGCCTATGACTCGCTGCTGATCCATGCGCAACAAATGGGTGCCAACGCCATCGTTGGTGTTCGTTATGACGCTTCAGAAGTCGTCAGCAAAGGTTCGGCCACCGAAGTTCTTTGCTATGGCACCGCGGTGGTCGTTACGAAGATCTGA
- a CDS encoding BON domain-containing protein, which translates to MKKILSTIGALVVLSAVTAESQTGGAVQNNNALNSSQSAAQTPALNQNQTSTGQGTGTSVSGVSSNQLTGSGTNQNNLTPASSPGATNRFYSTNRTGSSFNTNSRMQDRAATQSDRALLLRIRQSVLTQPQAGGAKAPVNVIVDQGVVTLVGSVPTIQEKDRILAQVQAQPGLVRVVDQLAVGASSASSSAVGGTGGAIDTTAPNASGATGGAVTTDSTTISSSPAEQLPTKNAVTTGFTTQTPVYAAPPAVAQPPPVPVTPPTQPAVVAPPLPPGAQSQPGAAVNAVNPAPTAPGAQPLPPRTGTNP; encoded by the coding sequence ATGAAAAAGATCTTATCAACCATCGGGGCGCTTGTAGTGCTCAGCGCCGTCACTGCCGAATCTCAAACCGGTGGCGCGGTCCAGAACAACAATGCCCTAAATTCTTCGCAGTCTGCTGCCCAGACGCCCGCCTTGAATCAAAACCAAACATCTACAGGGCAGGGGACAGGGACATCCGTTTCTGGAGTCAGCAGCAATCAATTGACCGGCAGCGGCACCAATCAGAATAATCTTACCCCTGCTTCCTCCCCTGGCGCTACCAACCGCTTTTACAGTACGAATCGTACCGGCTCTTCCTTTAATACCAATTCACGCATGCAGGATCGGGCGGCGACGCAGTCTGACCGCGCGTTGCTCCTTCGCATTCGTCAATCCGTTTTGACCCAACCGCAGGCTGGTGGCGCGAAGGCTCCGGTCAATGTCATAGTGGATCAGGGGGTCGTCACCTTGGTTGGTTCGGTTCCTACTATCCAGGAAAAGGATCGCATTCTAGCGCAGGTTCAGGCGCAACCCGGCCTTGTGAGAGTGGTGGACCAGTTGGCAGTGGGGGCGAGTTCGGCTTCTTCTAGTGCAGTCGGTGGTACTGGAGGAGCGATTGATACAACTGCACCCAATGCTTCAGGTGCCACTGGTGGAGCTGTTACTACGGATTCGACCACTATCAGCAGCAGTCCCGCGGAACAATTGCCAACAAAAAATGCTGTAACTACGGGATTCACCACTCAGACGCCAGTATATGCCGCCCCACCAGCTGTTGCCCAGCCTCCACCGGTTCCAGTCACGCCGCCAACTCAACCTGCTGTCGTTGCGCCCCCTCTTCCTCCTGGCGCCCAAAGCCAGCCCGGTGCGGCAGTAAACGCAGTTAACCCGGCTCCAACCGCCCCCGGTGCGCAACCCTTGCCACCCAGAACGGGAACGAATCCTTAA